ATGTGGGTGTCGACGTTCCACTCGGCATGTGTCCGGATCCTGCGTGCCGAGCACGAGCACGCCGGGCTGAAGAGCACCTTCTCCATCTACGACGCGGACGACTCGCGCCGGTTGATGCAGCTGGTGGCCCGCGAGCTGGACCTGGACCCGAAGCGTTACACCGCGCGCGGCCTCGCCGCCCAGGTGTCGAACCTGAAGAACGAGCTGGTCGACCCGGAGGAGTTCAAGCAGCGGGCGAAGGGGCCGAACGAGCGGGCCGTCGCCGAGGCCTACGAGCTCTACCAGCGCCGCCTGAAGGAGGCGTACGCGCTGGACTTCGACGACATCATCATGGCAGTGGTGCACCTGTTCCAGTCGCACCCGCTGGTCGCCGAGGCGTACCGCCGGCGGTTCCGGCACGTCCTAGTCGACGAGTACCAGGACACCAACCACGCGCAGTACACGCTGATCCGCGAGCTGGTCGGCACCGAGGACCCGTCGGAGCTCTGCGTCGTCGGTGACGCCGACCAGTCGATCTACGCGTTCCGCGGCGCGACGATCCGCAACATCCTGGAGTTCGAGCGCGACTACCCGGACGCCCGCACCATCCTGCTGGAGCAGAACTACCGCTCCACCCAGACCATCCTGTCCGCGGCCAACGCGGTGATCGACCGGAACACCTCGCGCAAGCCCAAACGCCTCTGGAGCGACCAGGGCGCCGGCGAGCAGATCGTGGGGTACGTCGCCGACACCGAGCACGCCGAGGCCGACTGGGTGGCCCGGGAGATCGACCGGCTGACCGACCGGCACCAGGTGCGGCCCGGCGACGTGGCCGTCTTCTACCGCACCAACAACCAGTCCCGGGTGTTCGAGGAGGTGTTCATCCGGGTCGGCCTGCCCTACAAGGTGGTCGGCGGGGTGCGCTTCTACGAGCGCAAGGAGGTCCGCGACGCGCTGGCCTACCTGCGGGCGGTGGTGAACGAGGACGACACGGTGAGCGTCCGCCGGGTGCTGAACACGCCGAAACGCGGGATCGGCGACCGGGCCGAGGCGTGCGTGGAGGCGCTGTCGAACCGGGACCGGATCTCGTTCGGCCAGGCGCTGCGGCACGCGCGGTCGGCGCCGGGCATCTCCACCCGCGCGGCGAACAGCATCGGTGACTTCGTGCAGCTGCTCGACGACCTGCGGGAGATGGCGCTGATCGTGCCGCCGGAGGAGGTGCTGGAGGCGGTGCTGCAGCGTTCCGGCCTGCTCAGCGAGCTGGAGGAGAGCCTCGACCCGCAGGACCAGGGCCGGGTGGAGAACCTCCAGGAGCTGGTCAGCGTCGCCCGCGAGTACACCGAGCGGGTCGAGTCGCAGGAGGAGACGGCGACTCTGGCCGGGTTCCTGGAGCAGGTGGCACTGGTCGCCGACGCCGACCAGATCCCCAGCGACGACCCCGACCATCAGGGCGTGGTCACCCTGATGACGCTGCACACGGCGAAAGGCCTGGAGTTCCCGGTGGTCTTCCTGACCGGCCTGGAGGACGGCGTGTTCCCGCACATGCGGGCGATGTCCGACAACGCCGAGTTGGAGGAGGAGCGCCGGCTGGCCTACGTGGGGATCACCCGGGCCCGCCAGCGGCTCTACCTGTCCCGCGCTGTCACCCGGTCGGCCTGGGGCCAGCCGCAGTACAACCCGCCGTCCCGGTTCACCGACGAGCTGCCGGCCGAGCTGGTGCGGTGGGAGCGGACCGGCGGGTCGTACACGTCCTGGTCGGGCACCGGCGGCGGGGTGGGTGGCCGCGGTGGCGGCGACCGCCAGCGCGGTGGCGGCTTCGCCGGTGGCACGCCCAAGGCGCAGCGCATCGCCGAGCGGCTCGGCATCGACGCCAGCAAGCTGGCCACCGCCAGCGAGCTGAAACAGGCACCGAAGGTGGCGCCCGGCGACCGGGTCAACCACCAGCGTTACGGCCTGGGCCGGGTGGTGGTGGTCGAGGGGCAGGGGCCGGGCGCCCGTGCCCAGATCGACTTCGGCGACCAGGTGATGTGGCTGATCCTCCGGCACGCCCCGATCGAGAAGATCTAGGCCGTTGCCGGTGAGCCGCGGAGGTTCGCGTCGACCATCCGGTCGGACATCGGCGCGGCAGCGGCTGCCATGATTGAGGAGTCCGGTCCTTCAGCCGGTTGGCGCCACCTCTCAGTGACTTGCGAAACCGCCGCTTCTCATGCGTTCCTCCACGCCGCGCGGCCCCGGCGGACCACCGGAACGGGTGACACGTAGCCCGGCGGACCTGCCGAGCACCCCACCCTGACGGCATCCAGCGGGTCGGCCGGCTCGGCGGGATACCCGAGTGATCGGTGCGCCCGAGGCCTATGAGCCCTTCACTATGGGCGTCTTGAGGAGAAGACTGCTGGATGTCAGGCATCATGCGCGATGATCTGGATTTGGTGGTCTTGATATGGATACCGGCTATCTGGTTCCCGAAGATTCCCATATCAGCTGCGCCAACAACCCTGACACCGGTGTGACGGAGGTGTCCGTGCACGGGTCCTGGGACCCGCAGGTACGCACGGCGATGGCGCAGACGTTGCGGATGTGTGTGGCCGAGACGCCCCGCTTGCTTCTCATCGACGTAGCCCGGCTGTCGGATCCCGCTGGCGAGTCCCTGACGACGTGGCAGATCGCGCACCAGTACGCCCGCGAGCGGACCCCGCCGGTCGACGTGGTCATGTGCGCGCCGACGCCGCGCCTGCGGCACCGCCTGTCCGGCACTGCCGGCGGTGTGACGATCGCCGTATCACTCGACGCCGCTCGCGCGGCCGGCCCACGGCAGCCGATATGGCCCCAGCGCCGTACGCGGCCGTTGCCGGCGGACCCGGCCTCCGTCAGGCTGGCCCGCGGCATGGTGAGAGATCTGTGCGACGGGTTGCGACTGCCGCGGCTCCGCTACCCAGCACAGCTGATCATCAGCGAGCTGGCCACCAACGCTGTCGAACACGTCCGCGCCGCCTTCGGCGTCGCGGTCACGCTGCGCGGTGACGTACTTCACCTGGCCGTGCAGGACCAGGCGCGGCAACTGCCCCGCCCCGCCGCGAGGCCGTTGCGAGGGCAACGGCCGATGCGACGCGGCGCGGGCCTGTGGGTCGTTGACGCCGCCGCCACCGCCTGGGGCGCCGTGCATTGCGGGGGCGGCAAGATCGTCTGGGCCACCCTCGCCATCGGCGGGAAGGAGATGTCGTGACAGACGATTCCCCCGGCCGGCTTCCACGCGGTGCCCGGATGCATCGCACGGCGTCGACCGTGACCATTATCTTGTCTGGTGAATTCGACCTGATGGCGAGATACTGGATGCCGGACTTCATCGTCGACACCATCGACGCCACCCTCCGGCACATCGTCCTCGACCTCAGCGAGCTCGCCTTCATCGATGTAGCTGGCCTGCGCATCCTGCTGGACGTTCACGACATCAGCATCCGCAACGGCATCACCCTGACCCTGCGCCGTCCGCCATCGTGTCTCGTCTGGCTGCTGGACACCTGCGGCGTCACCGACCTGTTGATTGACGACGACAGCGGCTCCCAGTACCGCGACGACGACCAGCCTCCTGCTCACATCCCTACTGCCGATCCGGCCCGCCACTCCACGGCCGACGAACGCGGCCGCGCGGCCGACGAACGCGACCGCGCGGCCGACGAACGCGACCGCGCCGCCGACGAACGCGACCGCCAGATCAACGATCACCAACGGTGGGAAGACATCCGCGAGGACAGGGCCAACCAACGCGAGCGTGATCTCGAAGCGCGTGAACGCTCTGACCTGCCGTGACATGGACACGATGAGCAGGGCATTCCTCTTGACGCCTTGAGCTAGGTGGCGCTGATCTTCGTCGCGAGACCCATGGCGCAGGTCGAGCAGGGGCCCGATCGGACCTGCTGAAGGCCACCCACGCGAGGCCAGGCATTAGCGGCTCGGCAACCTGCAGCTAGCAGCCGGGGATGTCGACACCGTGCTCGCGCATCCACGCGGTCGGCTCGACCGGGTTCTTGTAGTGCCCCTGGTGCACCTCGAAGTGCAGGTGCGGGCCTGTCGAGTGCCCGGTGGAGCCCTCGTCGCCGATCCGCTGCCCGGCCCGGACGCTCTCGCCCACGGTCACGGCGATCCGGGACAGGTGGCCGTAATGGGTGAGCCAGCCGTCGCCGTGGTCGATCAGGACGGCGTTGCCGTACCCCTGGGCCATCCCGGCGGCCACCACCACGCCGGCGCCGGCCGCGACGATCGGGGTGCCGTCCGCGGCGGCCAGGTCGACACCGGCGTGCAGCCGGCCCCAGCGCTGGCCGAAGCACGACGTGACCCGGGCGGTCGGGTTCGGGTTCACCCAGGCGGCGCCGCCGGCGACGGCTGTCGTCCGCTCCTCCCGCGGGAGCGGTTTCGCCTTGCGCTGGACCGTGGCCGGCACGACGGCGGCGCGGTGCGCGGCCGGTTGCCGGAGGTGCGTCTTGGCCGGGGCCTCGTCATCGGCCGGCGGGACGATCGGCAGCGCGGCCGGGGCGTGCGCGGCGGTGTGCTTCTCGTCCGAGGTGTGGTCGGCCGCCGAGGCGCTGGCGCTGGCCGCGCCGATCCCGGTGGCCAGGGTGGCGGTCAGCGCGGTGAGCGAGACCGCGGAGCGGCCGCGGCTGGCGAACAGGGCCGGGAAGGCCGGGGCACGGTGCCGGTGGAGACGTTCCTGGCGGTGCCGACCGGTGCTGCCCGATGCCGAAGTCTGCCGCACGCGCGACTCCCCTCCCGACGTCCGTGATCAGTGCTGACACGGTTCTGTCGGCCCGGGGCGGGATGCGCTGAGGGGGTGGGCGGCCGGTTCAACCGAGCCGCAACCGGGTGGTACCCGGAGGGGTCAGGAAGCGGCCTCGGCGGCGGCCATGCCCGCGTACACCGACTCCATCTGGAGCTGGATGTCCACGCCGTGCGGCTTGAGGAAGGTGATCGGGTCGACCGGCTTGCCGCCGACGTGGATCTCGAGGTGCAGGTGGGTCCCGTACGAATAACCGGTGTTGCCCACCTCGCCGATCACCTGACCGGCCTTGACGGCATCGCCCTTCTTGACCAGCAGCCGCCGGGAGTGGGCGTAGATGACCTCGGTGCCGTCGTCCTGCTGAACGGTGATCGAGTAGCCGTAACCGCCGTTGTAACCGGCGGCGGTCACCGTGCCGGCGTGGATCGACTTGTACGGGGTCCCGTCCGGGGCGGCCAGGTCGATGCCGGCGTGCAGCTTGCCGAACCGGACGCCGAACGCCGACGTGAACTGGTAGTCGTCCAGGGGGAGCAGGTAGACCTCGGCGGCGGCCTGCTCGTCGCTCAGCTTGCTGGCCGCCTTGGCGGCGGTGCCACGGTTTTCCGAGCGGGAGGCGCGGTTCGCGTCGCCGGCGCGGCTCTGCAGCGCGTCCGTGGCGACCTGGGACTTGTCGAGGCTGGACAGGACGTCCGGGCTGACCGTCTTGGCGTCCGGGAGGTTGGAGGCCGCGCCGAGGGCGACCACACCGGCGCCGACGAAGGCGGAGGTGACGACTGCGGCGTAGCGGCTGCGCGGCGGGGTCGGAACGCGGCGTCGGCCGCGATAGCGATCCGGCTCAGACGACAAGCGCTGGCGCACGAAGGACCCTCCGTCGGTGGCATTGCGGCGGCACGCTCATGGCCCCGCGCAAGCGGTTAACGAGTGTTGGCCGGGCGGTCGCTGGGGGGTGAACCTGTGCGACAGCCGTGGCCACGGTAACGAAACGACCGCCGGGTCACAAGTCGCAGCGCCATTTTCGTGACAGTTCCACGCCGGTATTGATCAGCTATTGTCCGAATTGGCCACCTTTCCTTAGGGGCAATTTAGCGACGGTGCGTGATCGCTCAGAAAACGGAAAGTAATGTGACCGGGGTAACCATTACTGGGCCGTGTCGCGGCCGGAGGCGCTACCCGGGGGCCGGTGGCGCGGGTTACCGTTCGTTCAGGTGGGACGTCGAGGTCCCCGGCGTGGAGGGGTCAGCATGCAAGCACGGATCAGGGTCGTCGTCGCCAAGCCCGGGCTGGACGGGCACGACCGGGGAGCCAAGGTGGTCGCCCGGGCGCTGCGCGACGCCGGCATGGAAGTCGTCTACACCGGGCTGCATCAGACGCCCGAGCAGATCGTCGAGACCGCGATTCAGGAGGACGCCGACGCCGTTGGCCTGTCCATCCTCTCCGGCGCCCACATGACGTTGTTCCGGCGAGTGATGGAACTGTTGGCGGAGCGTGATGCCGCGGACATCGTGGTATTCGGCGGCGGCATCATTCCGGAGGATGACATCACGGAATTGGAATCACTCGGGGTAGCCAAGGTATTCACGCCGGGTGCTACCACGGCGTCCATCATCGAATGGGTTCGCGCCAATGTGGGGACCCAGGTCGCGTGAGCAAAGGGGAGAGGCCGGACGCACCCCTCACACGTCCGGCCTCTCCATGCGCGATGCCCCGCCGCCACCCCTCGACCGACAGGGCATCGGCCGTTCTCATCCGCGGGCCCGTGTAGCACCTCGCTGACATCACACTCAACGACGCCCTTCTCCGCGGGGTTACGCGCGCTCCGGTGACTTTTTCTGACCAGTTCCCGGGAAGTCACCGCCGTCACTCCTCGCCCAGTCGTCCCGACCGTCCCGGAGCTGCGATTTCGTCCCTCCAGTGTGTGGTCTTGCACACCGTGTACCCGCGAGGGCACGGGGGCCGATTCGGTCGCTAGTCTGCGGGTGACGGCCATTTCCGGATGGCCGGACGATCCTCACGCTGGCGGCGCCGCTGCGACGCGCCGCGCACACAACAGGTCGGGACGCAATGGTGCGGCTTGCCGGCGCTTGGCGTCGCGAGCGAAAGGAGACACGTGGACCTGTTCGAGTATCAGGGGCGCGACCTGTTCGAACGGCACGGGCTGCCCGTGCTGGGCGGCGGCGTCGCCGAGACCCCGCAGGAAGCCCGGGCGATCGCCGAGCGGCTGGGCGGCAAGGTCGTCGTCAAGGCGCAGGTCAAGGTCGGCGGCCGCGGTAAGGCCGGCGGCGTCAAGCTGGCCGACGGCGCGGACGAGGCCGAGGCCCGCGCGACCGACATCCTGGGCATGGACATCAAGGGCCACACGGTCCACAAGGTGATGCTGGCCGAGACGGCCGACATCAAGGAGGAGTACTACTTCTCCTACCTGCTGGACCGCGCGAACCGGACGTTCCTCTGCATCGCCAGCGTCGCCGGCGGTATGGAGATCGAGACGGTCGCCGAGGAGGACCCGGACCGGGTCGCCAAGATCGCGATCGACGCGAGCAAGGGCGTGGACGAGGCGAAGGCGCGGGAGATCGTCACCGCCGCCAAGTTCCCGGCCGACGTCGCCGACCAGGTCGTCGACATCGCGGTGAAGCTGTGGCAGGCGTTCGTCGCCGAGGACGCCCTGCTGGTCGAGGTCAACCCGCTGGCCAAGGTCGGCGACGGCCGGGTGCTGGCGCTCGACGCCAAGGTCACCCTGGACGAGAACGCCGGCTTCCGGCACCCCGACCACGAGGCGCTCGAGGACAAGTCCGCCGTCGACCCGATCGAGCAGGCGGCCAAGGCCAAGAACCTCAACTACGTCAAGCTCGACGGCGAGGTCGGCATCATCGGCAACGGCGCGGGCCTGGTCATGTCGACCCTGGACGTGGTCGCGTACGCCGGTGAGCGGCACGGCAACGTCAAGCCGGCCAACTTCCTCGACATCGGTGGTGGCGCGAGCGCCCAGGTGATGGCGAACGGCCTGGAGATCGTCCTCGGCGACCCGTCGGTGAAGTCGGTCTTCGTGAACGTCTTCGGCGGCATCACCGCCTGCGACGCGGTGGCCAACGGCATCATCCAGGCCCTGGCCCTGCTCGCCGAGCGCGGCGAGACGGTCACCAAGCCGCTCGTGGTGCGTCTCGACGGCAACAACGCCGAGGCCGGCCGCGCCATCCTCGACGGTGCCAACAACCCGCTGGTCGAGCGGGTCGACACGATGGACGGAGCGGCCGAGCGCGCCGCCGAGCTCGCGGCTGCGGGGAAGTGAACTAATGGCTATCTGGCTCACCAAGGACTCCAAGGTCATCGTCCAGGGCATCACCGGTGGTGAGGGCTCGAAGCACACCAAGCGGATGCTCGCCGCGGGCACCCAGGTGGTCGGCGGCGTGAATCCGCGCAAGGCCGGCACCAAGGTGGACTTCGACGGCACCGAGCTGCCGGTCTTCGCCACCGTCGCGGAGGCGATCAAGGAGACCGGCGCCGACGTGTCGGTGATCTTCGTGCCGCCGGCGTTCACCAAGGCCGCGGTGGTCGAGGCGATCGACGCCGAGATCCCGCT
This window of the Actinoplanes oblitus genome carries:
- the pcrA gene encoding DNA helicase PcrA, with the protein product MRPSSEPSDNALFALPTVVPPAPVGRPPAPVATRAPRPAVDPEALLEGLNGPQRDAVTHAGGPLLIVAGAGSGKTRVLTHRIAYLLAKRDVHPGEIIAITFTNKAAGEMKERVAHLVGPRARLMWVSTFHSACVRILRAEHEHAGLKSTFSIYDADDSRRLMQLVARELDLDPKRYTARGLAAQVSNLKNELVDPEEFKQRAKGPNERAVAEAYELYQRRLKEAYALDFDDIIMAVVHLFQSHPLVAEAYRRRFRHVLVDEYQDTNHAQYTLIRELVGTEDPSELCVVGDADQSIYAFRGATIRNILEFERDYPDARTILLEQNYRSTQTILSAANAVIDRNTSRKPKRLWSDQGAGEQIVGYVADTEHAEADWVAREIDRLTDRHQVRPGDVAVFYRTNNQSRVFEEVFIRVGLPYKVVGGVRFYERKEVRDALAYLRAVVNEDDTVSVRRVLNTPKRGIGDRAEACVEALSNRDRISFGQALRHARSAPGISTRAANSIGDFVQLLDDLREMALIVPPEEVLEAVLQRSGLLSELEESLDPQDQGRVENLQELVSVAREYTERVESQEETATLAGFLEQVALVADADQIPSDDPDHQGVVTLMTLHTAKGLEFPVVFLTGLEDGVFPHMRAMSDNAELEEERRLAYVGITRARQRLYLSRAVTRSAWGQPQYNPPSRFTDELPAELVRWERTGGSYTSWSGTGGGVGGRGGGDRQRGGGFAGGTPKAQRIAERLGIDASKLATASELKQAPKVAPGDRVNHQRYGLGRVVVVEGQGPGARAQIDFGDQVMWLILRHAPIEKI
- a CDS encoding M23 family metallopeptidase, which produces MRQRLSSEPDRYRGRRRVPTPPRSRYAAVVTSAFVGAGVVALGAASNLPDAKTVSPDVLSSLDKSQVATDALQSRAGDANRASRSENRGTAAKAASKLSDEQAAAEVYLLPLDDYQFTSAFGVRFGKLHAGIDLAAPDGTPYKSIHAGTVTAAGYNGGYGYSITVQQDDGTEVIYAHSRRLLVKKGDAVKAGQVIGEVGNTGYSYGTHLHLEIHVGGKPVDPITFLKPHGVDIQLQMESVYAGMAAAEAAS
- a CDS encoding cobalamin B12-binding domain-containing protein, with amino-acid sequence MQARIRVVVAKPGLDGHDRGAKVVARALRDAGMEVVYTGLHQTPEQIVETAIQEDADAVGLSILSGAHMTLFRRVMELLAERDAADIVVFGGGIIPEDDITELESLGVAKVFTPGATTASIIEWVRANVGTQVA
- the sucC gene encoding ADP-forming succinate--CoA ligase subunit beta, which gives rise to MDLFEYQGRDLFERHGLPVLGGGVAETPQEARAIAERLGGKVVVKAQVKVGGRGKAGGVKLADGADEAEARATDILGMDIKGHTVHKVMLAETADIKEEYYFSYLLDRANRTFLCIASVAGGMEIETVAEEDPDRVAKIAIDASKGVDEAKAREIVTAAKFPADVADQVVDIAVKLWQAFVAEDALLVEVNPLAKVGDGRVLALDAKVTLDENAGFRHPDHEALEDKSAVDPIEQAAKAKNLNYVKLDGEVGIIGNGAGLVMSTLDVVAYAGERHGNVKPANFLDIGGGASAQVMANGLEIVLGDPSVKSVFVNVFGGITACDAVANGIIQALALLAERGETVTKPLVVRLDGNNAEAGRAILDGANNPLVERVDTMDGAAERAAELAAAGK
- a CDS encoding ATP-binding protein, with product MDTGYLVPEDSHISCANNPDTGVTEVSVHGSWDPQVRTAMAQTLRMCVAETPRLLLIDVARLSDPAGESLTTWQIAHQYARERTPPVDVVMCAPTPRLRHRLSGTAGGVTIAVSLDAARAAGPRQPIWPQRRTRPLPADPASVRLARGMVRDLCDGLRLPRLRYPAQLIISELATNAVEHVRAAFGVAVTLRGDVLHLAVQDQARQLPRPAARPLRGQRPMRRGAGLWVVDAAATAWGAVHCGGGKIVWATLAIGGKEMS
- a CDS encoding STAS domain-containing protein, which encodes MTDDSPGRLPRGARMHRTASTVTIILSGEFDLMARYWMPDFIVDTIDATLRHIVLDLSELAFIDVAGLRILLDVHDISIRNGITLTLRRPPSCLVWLLDTCGVTDLLIDDDSGSQYRDDDQPPAHIPTADPARHSTADERGRAADERDRAADERDRAADERDRQINDHQRWEDIREDRANQRERDLEARERSDLP
- a CDS encoding M23 family metallopeptidase, which translates into the protein MRQTSASGSTGRHRQERLHRHRAPAFPALFASRGRSAVSLTALTATLATGIGAASASASAADHTSDEKHTAAHAPAALPIVPPADDEAPAKTHLRQPAAHRAAVVPATVQRKAKPLPREERTTAVAGGAAWVNPNPTARVTSCFGQRWGRLHAGVDLAAADGTPIVAAGAGVVVAAGMAQGYGNAVLIDHGDGWLTHYGHLSRIAVTVGESVRAGQRIGDEGSTGHSTGPHLHFEVHQGHYKNPVEPTAWMREHGVDIPGC